One segment of Aquimarina sp. BL5 DNA contains the following:
- a CDS encoding acyl-CoA carboxylase subunit beta, whose translation MNPKIKALQEKIDQAHLGGGEQRIEKQHQKKKLTARERVAYFLDEGSFEEIGILVTHRTTDFGMEKEIYYGDGVVTGYGTVNGRLVYVFAQDFTVFGGALSETHAEKICKVMDLAVNVGAPIIGLNDSGGARIQEGVRSLGGYADIFHKNVQASGVIPQISAIMGPCAGGAVYSPAITDFTIMVEDTSYMFVTGPNVVKTVTNEEVTSEELGGASTHSSKSGVAHITSSNDIECLEDVKKLLSYLPQNNQETPKNISYSLTDEKRDILSDIIPDNPNKPYDMHEVIGGIIDEDSFYEIHKNYAENIIVGFARLGGRSVGIVANQPMFLAGVLDVNSSKKAARFTRFCDCFNIPLLVLVDVPGFLPGTDQEWNGIIVHGAKLLYALSEATVPKVTVITRKAYGGAYDVMNSKHIGADLNFAWPTAEIAVMGAKGASEIIFRKEIKAADDPAAKLAEKEGEYADKFANPYRAAQRGFIDEVILPEDTRRKLIKGFSMLEKKSIDRPKRKHGNIPL comes from the coding sequence CTGCTCGAGAGCGGGTGGCCTATTTTCTGGATGAAGGATCTTTTGAAGAAATAGGTATTCTGGTTACCCATAGAACGACCGACTTCGGAATGGAGAAAGAAATCTATTATGGAGATGGAGTTGTAACAGGTTACGGAACTGTTAACGGACGGTTGGTGTATGTTTTCGCACAGGATTTCACTGTTTTCGGAGGAGCTTTATCAGAAACGCACGCAGAGAAAATCTGTAAAGTAATGGATCTAGCAGTCAATGTTGGAGCGCCCATTATTGGATTAAATGATTCTGGTGGCGCCAGAATCCAGGAAGGCGTGAGATCATTAGGTGGATATGCAGATATTTTTCATAAAAATGTTCAAGCATCAGGTGTTATTCCCCAAATTTCTGCTATTATGGGACCTTGTGCCGGTGGTGCGGTGTATTCTCCTGCTATAACGGATTTTACTATTATGGTAGAAGACACTAGCTATATGTTTGTAACCGGACCTAATGTCGTTAAAACCGTTACTAATGAAGAAGTAACATCGGAAGAACTAGGAGGTGCTAGCACACATTCATCTAAATCGGGAGTTGCTCATATCACTTCATCTAATGATATAGAATGTCTGGAAGATGTGAAAAAATTATTAAGCTACCTACCTCAAAACAACCAAGAAACTCCTAAAAACATCTCTTATTCCTTAACAGATGAGAAAAGAGATATTCTTTCGGATATCATTCCTGATAACCCCAACAAACCGTATGATATGCATGAGGTAATTGGTGGGATTATCGATGAAGATTCGTTTTATGAAATTCATAAAAACTACGCAGAGAATATCATCGTAGGTTTTGCAAGACTTGGAGGAAGAAGTGTTGGTATTGTCGCCAATCAACCTATGTTCTTAGCAGGAGTATTAGATGTAAATAGTTCTAAAAAAGCAGCACGTTTTACACGTTTTTGTGACTGTTTCAATATTCCATTATTAGTATTAGTGGATGTTCCTGGATTCTTACCTGGTACAGATCAGGAATGGAATGGTATAATCGTTCATGGTGCTAAATTATTATATGCCTTGAGCGAAGCTACAGTCCCAAAAGTAACAGTGATTACTCGTAAAGCATATGGTGGTGCTTATGATGTAATGAACTCTAAACACATTGGAGCGGATCTTAATTTTGCTTGGCCTACAGCCGAAATTGCAGTTATGGGAGCTAAAGGTGCTAGTGAAATAATCTTTAGAAAAGAAATTAAAGCTGCTGACGATCCTGCTGCTAAACTCGCTGAAAAAGAAGGTGAGTACGCAGATAAATTTGCCAATCCATATCGAGCTGCACAGCGTGGCTTTATTGATGAAGTAATCTTACCAGAAGATACACGAAGAAAACTCATTAAAGGATTTAGCATGTTAGAAAAGAAATCTATTGATCGCCCGAAAAGAAAACACGGTAATATTCCATTATAA